The following coding sequences are from one Triticum dicoccoides isolate Atlit2015 ecotype Zavitan chromosome 4A, WEW_v2.0, whole genome shotgun sequence window:
- the LOC119286232 gene encoding probable arabinosyltransferase ARAD1, giving the protein MAPPRARALLLPLAAATVLVASTIFLFAAAGASRWRPADTGLPVPASPADFSALPIGVSVTSAAKGKELSFLDENGRPDDPSSGSAAAAEPGRCDPRDAAVRVFVYDMPPEFHFGLLGWAPPSGNGGGVWPDVRGGTVPRYPGGLNQQHSVEYWLTLDLLASSSVAPCGPAVRVADSRDADVIFVPFFASLSYNRHSKAVPPEKVSRDTSLQEKLVRYLVAQPEWKRSGGADHVVVAHHPNSLLHARSALFPAVFVLSDFGRYHPRVASLEKDLIAPYRHMAKTFLNDTAGFDDRPTLLYFRGAIYRKEGGNIRQELYNMLKDEKDVFFSFGSVQDHGVSKASQGMHSSKFCLNIAGDTPSSNRLFDAIVSHCVPVIISDDIELPYEDILDYSKFSIFVRSSDAIKKGYLMRLIKGINKHRWTRMWKRLKEVDKHFEYQFPSHKDDAVQMIWQALARKVPSIRLKAHRFRRSPRSERGSK; this is encoded by the exons ATGGCGCCGCCCCGTGCTCGCGCCCTCCTCCTGCCGCTAGCGGCGGCCACCGTCCTAGTCGCCTCCACCATCTTCCtcttcgccgccgccggcgccaGCCGCTGGCGCCCCGCCGACACCGGCCTCCCCGTCCCGGCCAGCCCCGCCGACTTCTCGGCCCTCCCTATCGGTGTGAGTGTAACATCCGCCGCCAAGGGTAAAGAGCTCTCCTTTCTTGATGAGAATGGCCGCCCCGACGACCCCAGCTCCGGCTCGGCGGCGGCTGCTGAACCTGGGAGATGCGACCCCCGCGACGCCGCCGTCAGGGTGTTCGTTTACGACATGCCGCCGGAGTTCCACTTCGGGCTACTCGGCTGGGCCCCACCTTCGGGGAACGGCGGCGGCGTCTGGCCTGACGTCAGGGGCGGCACAGTCCCGCGCTACCCCGGTGGGCTTAACCAGCAGCACAGCGTGGAGTACTGGCTCACGCTGGACCTCCTGGCATCCTCGTCAGTTGCACCGTGCGGTCCGGCGGTGAGGGTTGCCGACTCTCGTGATGCGGACGTGATCTTCGTCCCCTTCTTCGCGTCCCTCAGCTACAACCGCCACTCCAAGGCCGTGCCGCCGGAGAAGGTAAGCAGAGACACGTCCCTACAGGAGAAGCTCGTCAGGTATCTGGTGGCGCAGCCGGAGTGGAAGAGGTCCGGCGGTGCCGACCATGTCGTCGTCGCGCACCACCCCAACAGCTTGCTCCACGCCCGATCGGCGCTGTTCCCAGCAGTGTTCGTGCTGTCTGACTTCGGGAGGTACCACCCCAGGGTTGCCAGCTTGGAGAAGGATCTCATTGCGCCATACCGACATATGGCGAAGACATTTTTGAATGACACAGCCGGGTTTGATGATCGGCCGACATTGTTATACTTCCGGGGAGCCATTTACAGGAAGGAG GGAGGAAACATTCGGCAGGAACTGTATAATATGCTCAAAGATGAGAAGGATGTTTTCTTTTCCTTCGGAAGCGTCCAGGATCATGGTGTCAGCAAAGCCAGCCAGGGAATGCACTCATCAAAGTTTTGCCTAAACATTGCCGGGGATACCCCGTCTTCCAATCGTCTCTTTGACGCTATAGTAAGCCACTGTGTCCCTGTTATCATAAGCGACGACATTGAGCTCCCTTACGAGGATATCCTAGACTATTCAaagttctccatctttgtccgttcCTCTGATGCTATTAAAAAGGGCTACTTGATGAGACTAATTAAAGGCATAAACAAGCATCGATGGACAAGGATGTGGAAGAGGCTCAAAGAAGTGGATAAACATTTTGAGTACCAGTTCCCATCTCATAAGGATGATGCGGTTCAGATGATCTGGCAAGCATTGGCCAGGAAGGTGCCTTCGATCCGACTGAAGGCACATAGGTTTAGAAGATCTCCAAGATCTGAAAGAGGAAGCAAATAA
- the LOC119286233 gene encoding 40S ribosomal protein S16-like yields MAAVLTRPTPGTVQCFGRKKTAVAVAYCKPGRGLIKVNGAPIELIRPEMLRLKAFEPILLAGRSRFKDIDMRIRVRGGGKTSQIYSIRQAIAKSLVAYYQKYVDEAAKKEVKEIFGRYDRTLLVADPRRCEPKKFGGRGARARFQKSYR; encoded by the coding sequence ATGGCAGCCGTTCTCACCCGCCCGACGCCGGGCACCGTCCAGTGCTTCGGCCGGAAGAAGACCGCCGTCGCCGTGGCCTACTGCAAGCCCGGGCGCGGCCTCATCAAGGTCAACGGCGCCCCCATCGAGCTCATCCGCCCCGAGATGCTCCGCCTGAAGGCCTTCGAGCCGATCCTTCTCGCCGGCAGGTCCCGCTTCAAGGACATCGACATGCGTATCCGCGTCCGCGGCGGAGGGAAGACGAGCCAGATCTACTCCATCCGCCAGGCCATCGCGAAGTCTCTCGTCGCCTACTACCAGAAGTACGTCGACGAGGCGGCCAAGAAGGAGGTGAAGGAGATCTTCGGCCGCTACGACCGGACGCTCCTCGTCGCCGACCCGCGCCGCTGCGAGCCCAAGAAGTTTGGCGGTCGCGGTGCCCGCGCGCGTTTCCAGAAGTCGTACCGTTGA